Proteins from one Nicotiana tabacum cultivar K326 chromosome 23, ASM71507v2, whole genome shotgun sequence genomic window:
- the LOC107778055 gene encoding uncharacterized protein LOC107778055 encodes MESSLPVEELTSGASGRIIPLFKNLRRSVFSYETLRRLTIFLQSIFLWVILLSRRRFSTSPSSPPPSPSSAATSTASGKRRKFALRRDEEDTQRRRALAEALEMVVENETGDDGCRCRWNTSLFFSVRRNALFCRSWFPVSGELKGIIIVIHGLNEHSGRYAHFARQLNSCNFGVYAMDWIGHGGSDGLHGYVPSLDHVVADTGAFLEKIKLENPGVPCFFFGHSTGGAVVLKAASYPHIENMLEGIILTSPALRVKPANPIVTAVAPIFSLVAPRYQFKGSHKRGIPVSRDPAALVAKYSDPLVYTGPLRVRTGHEILRISSYLMRNFKSVTVPFLVLHGTADRVTDPLASQDLYNEAASEFKHIKLYDGFLHDLLFEPEREEIAQDIIDWMHKKLGAGNLANVYSQC; translated from the exons ATGGAATCATCATTACCGGTGGAGGAGTTAACCTCCGGCGCAAGTGGCCGGATAATTCCGTTATTCAAAAATCTCCGGCGGTCGGTTTTCTCATACGAAACTTTGCGGCGATTAACAATCTTCTTACAGTCCATTTTCCTCTGGGTAATTCTGTTATCTCGACGCCGGTTTTCCACGTCGCCGTCGTCTCCTCCGCCTTCGCCGTCTTCGGCGGCCACGTCAACGGCGTCAGGGAAGAGGAGGAAATTTGCTCTGCGGAGAGATGAAGAGGATACGCAGAGAAGGAGGGCGCTTGCTGAGGCGTTAGAGATGGTGGTTGAGAATGAGACCGGCGATGACGGTTGCCGGTGCCGGTGGAACACGTCTTTGTTCTTTAGCGTCCGTCGGAATGCTTTGTTTTGCCGATCGTGGTTTCCGGTTTCCGGTGAATTGAA GGGCATAATTATCGTCATCCACGGACTGAATGAGCACAG TGGACGATATGCTCATTTTGCTAGACAACTGAACTCATGCAACTTCGGGGTGTATGCGATGGACTGGATAG GTCATGGAGGGAGTGATGGATTACATGGATATGTGCCATCTTTGGACCATGTTGTAGCAGACACA GGTGCTTTCTTGGAGAAGATCAAGTTGGAGAATCCTGGTGTACCGTGCTTCTTCTTTGGTCATTCAACGGGAGGAGCGGTGGTATTAAAG GCAGCTTCTTATCCTCATATTGAAAACATGCTGGAGGGCATCATATTGACTTCACCAGCATTGCGTGTGAAACCTGCAAATCCTATTGTTACT GCTGTGGCACCAATTTTTTCATTGGTTGCACCTAGGTACCAGTTCAAAGGTTCTCACAAAAGGGGGATTCCTGTTTCAAGGGATCCTGCAGCACTGGTGGCCAAGTATTCTGATCCTCTAGTGTATACTGGACCCTTGAGGGTTAGGACAGGCCATGAGATTCTGCGCATCTCGTCTTACTTGATGCGGAATTTCAAGTCTGTCACTGTCCCATTCTTAGTCCTCCATGGAACTGCTGATAGAGTCACTGATCCGTTGGCTTCTCAAGATCTGTACAATGAGGCCGCTTCTGAATTCAAGCACATTAAACTTTATGATGGGTTCTTGCATGACCTTCTGTTTGAGCCCGAACGTGAAGAAATTGCTCAGGATATCATTGATTGGATGCACAAGAAGTTAGGTGCTGGCAA